One genomic region from Nocardioides plantarum encodes:
- a CDS encoding TetR/AcrR family transcriptional regulator: MPDTPERPVGGRAIAREAVRSRLSDAARELFDQHGIEGTSVDMIALAAGVSSRTFYRHFESKEGLAMAWLDDPGPTFRSALQQRPADEPIWVALRHAFDSVHEPASRFAEQMRISADMADSSPALMKRVRDRIFDWEIEMADVVLERLPEPRSRRDAELLAAWALSALRVAFERWRDDGDPSLELLRHRLDGAFESATTLLGQRP; this comes from the coding sequence ATGCCGGACACCCCCGAGCGCCCCGTGGGCGGGCGGGCCATCGCGCGTGAGGCCGTGCGGTCCAGGCTGTCCGACGCCGCACGCGAGCTCTTCGACCAGCACGGGATCGAGGGCACCAGCGTCGACATGATCGCGCTCGCAGCGGGGGTGTCCAGCCGCACCTTCTACCGCCACTTCGAGTCCAAGGAAGGCCTCGCGATGGCCTGGCTCGACGACCCGGGGCCGACGTTCCGCTCGGCGCTGCAGCAGCGCCCGGCCGACGAGCCGATCTGGGTCGCCCTGCGGCACGCCTTCGACTCCGTCCACGAGCCTGCGAGCCGCTTCGCCGAGCAGATGCGGATCAGTGCCGACATGGCTGACTCGTCGCCTGCCCTGATGAAGCGGGTGCGCGACCGGATCTTCGACTGGGAGATCGAGATGGCCGACGTGGTGCTCGAGCGTCTCCCGGAGCCGAGGTCCCGGCGCGATGCCGAGCTGCTCGCCGCCTGGGCGCTGAGCGCCCTGCGAGTCGCCTTCGAACGCTGGCGCGACGACGGCGACCCGTCGCTGGAGCTGCTCCGGCACAGGCTCGACGGCGCCTTCGAGTCCGCCACGACCCTGCTCGGACAGCGCCCGTGA
- a CDS encoding NAD(P)/FAD-dependent oxidoreductase has protein sequence MSRRIVVLGAGHAGAEVVAALRAGGFTGDLVLVGDETAVPYQRPPLSKAFLQGTATAADLPIRPRSFYDQQHVDLALDRRADSIDTHARTVRVGARSHEYDVLVLALGGRVRALSDPVAAGATNLHHVKTCADVERLRERLRPGTRLGVVGGGFVGLEVAASARDHGAAVSVLELGPRLLGRVCSEVVATHVASVHRRRGVEVRTAATGLRLEADQDGRISRLVTDQGDVEVDEVVVGIGMVPETELASRAGLATNDGVLVDVDYRASAPEVFAIGDCARVVRAGGSTRRLESAPHAAASARRAAAAILGRPAPTDGAPWFWSHQFDVKIQMAGDPDTRPSRWVTRGSVSDGSFLVFGIVEDRIVRVEAVDRPAEFTQTKPWLGRPIPALIDRLTDESVSLRQLLTRH, from the coding sequence GTGAGCCGGCGGATCGTCGTCCTCGGTGCCGGGCACGCCGGAGCGGAGGTGGTCGCGGCGTTGCGTGCCGGTGGCTTCACCGGCGACCTCGTGCTCGTCGGCGACGAGACCGCCGTGCCCTATCAACGCCCACCGCTGTCGAAGGCGTTCCTCCAGGGGACAGCCACCGCCGCCGACCTGCCCATCCGACCGCGGTCCTTCTACGACCAGCAGCACGTCGACCTGGCGCTGGACCGACGGGCCGACAGCATCGACACCCACGCCAGGACGGTGCGGGTCGGCGCCCGGTCACACGAGTACGACGTCCTGGTGCTCGCCCTGGGAGGCCGGGTCCGGGCCCTGTCCGACCCGGTCGCCGCGGGCGCTACCAACCTGCATCACGTCAAGACCTGCGCCGACGTGGAGCGACTGAGGGAGCGGCTGAGGCCCGGTACCCGGCTCGGCGTCGTCGGCGGCGGCTTCGTTGGGCTCGAGGTGGCCGCGAGCGCACGAGACCACGGCGCCGCGGTCTCGGTGCTCGAGCTCGGCCCCCGCTTGCTGGGCCGGGTCTGCAGCGAGGTGGTTGCCACCCACGTCGCGTCCGTGCACCGTCGCCGGGGCGTGGAGGTCCGCACCGCGGCGACCGGCCTGCGCCTCGAGGCGGACCAGGACGGACGGATCAGCCGCCTGGTCACCGACCAGGGCGACGTCGAGGTCGACGAGGTGGTCGTCGGGATCGGGATGGTGCCGGAGACCGAGCTGGCGTCGCGGGCTGGGCTGGCCACGAACGACGGCGTCCTCGTCGACGTCGACTATCGCGCCTCGGCTCCCGAGGTGTTCGCGATCGGTGACTGCGCACGGGTGGTCCGCGCCGGCGGGTCGACCCGGCGCCTGGAGTCCGCCCCGCACGCCGCCGCGAGTGCCCGCCGGGCCGCGGCCGCCATTCTCGGGCGGCCCGCGCCGACCGACGGAGCACCGTGGTTCTGGTCGCACCAGTTCGACGTCAAGATCCAGATGGCGGGCGACCCCGACACACGACCCTCGCGGTGGGTGACCCGGGGCTCCGTCTCGGACGGGTCGTTCCTCGTCTTTGGTATCGTCGAGGATCGGATCGTGCGGGTCGAGGCGGTCGATCGACCTGCTGAGTTCACCCAGACGAAGCCGTGGCTCGGGCGGCCGATCCCGGCACTGATCGATCGGCTGACGGACGAGTCGGTCTCCTTGCGCCAGCTGCTCACCCGCCACTGA
- a CDS encoding 2Fe-2S iron-sulfur cluster-binding protein, with protein sequence MSRVEFEQPDGTVTAVDATDGESVMRSALAHLVPGIVADCGGELSCATCHVVVADDWTAAVGPPTGFEDEMLDATAEEREPGSRLSCQITVDPSIDGVRVRVPASQW encoded by the coding sequence GTGAGCCGCGTCGAGTTCGAGCAGCCCGACGGGACCGTCACCGCGGTGGACGCCACCGACGGCGAGTCGGTGATGCGCAGCGCCCTGGCCCACCTGGTCCCGGGCATCGTGGCCGACTGCGGCGGCGAGCTCTCCTGCGCGACGTGCCACGTCGTTGTCGCCGACGACTGGACCGCCGCCGTCGGGCCGCCGACGGGCTTCGAGGACGAGATGCTCGACGCGACGGCCGAGGAGCGAGAGCCCGGGAGCCGACTGTCGTGCCAGATCACGGTGGACCCCTCGATCGACGGCGTCAGGGTCCGGGTGCCGGCCAGTCAATGGTGA
- a CDS encoding alpha/beta fold hydrolase yields the protein MTLEGAQLRTRLAGDRELAVRLRAFHGTVRVTLGETVFDLVIDDGAVTPTDVDPSAVDPAVGLTIPAELWDLMAVPHPQVGFECLTSAQVFGATIEADWPTVVAPYLGAWNRIVRLGVETAVGRTERTVEADPFADSDDPVGRYVRYSVDDLEYRVYYEQAGRGPVPVLFMHTAGADGRQYRHVLADPELQERYTLVAIDLPYHGKSLPPVGSRWWEQDLTFDKTLLMRWVTGFITATGLDRPIFVGCSVGGQLASDLCAHHPDSIRGAVGVNGLYHMDSWAGFDNDRFRDPRVAAGAVGSTMFDVTGADAPEDFRREVEWIYTSNHRDAYPADNDYFMFGHDLRVDGHLIDTARTPLTILTGEHDISMLTPDDNGSALAANIPGAEFIVMPGLSHFTPSDDPEGFRPYLTSALDRMTAAIEAAGPDRSAP from the coding sequence ATGACGCTCGAAGGAGCCCAGCTGCGCACGAGGTTGGCCGGCGACCGCGAGCTCGCCGTACGGCTCAGGGCCTTCCATGGAACGGTGCGGGTCACCCTGGGCGAGACCGTCTTCGACCTCGTGATCGACGACGGCGCCGTCACTCCCACCGACGTGGACCCGTCCGCGGTCGACCCCGCCGTCGGCCTGACCATCCCCGCCGAGCTGTGGGACCTGATGGCCGTCCCCCACCCCCAGGTCGGGTTCGAGTGCCTCACGTCGGCCCAGGTGTTCGGCGCGACGATCGAGGCCGACTGGCCCACGGTGGTCGCCCCCTACCTCGGCGCGTGGAACCGGATCGTGCGTCTGGGGGTCGAGACCGCCGTCGGTCGCACCGAGCGGACCGTCGAGGCGGACCCGTTCGCCGACTCCGACGACCCGGTGGGGCGCTACGTCCGCTACTCGGTCGACGACCTCGAGTACCGCGTCTACTACGAGCAGGCCGGACGCGGTCCGGTGCCCGTGCTGTTCATGCACACCGCCGGAGCCGACGGCCGGCAGTATCGCCACGTCCTCGCGGACCCCGAGCTCCAGGAGCGCTACACCCTCGTCGCCATCGACCTGCCCTACCACGGCAAGTCCCTGCCCCCGGTCGGGTCGCGCTGGTGGGAGCAGGACCTGACGTTCGACAAGACCCTGCTGATGCGGTGGGTCACCGGCTTCATCACCGCGACCGGCCTGGACAGGCCGATCTTCGTCGGCTGCTCGGTGGGAGGCCAGCTCGCCTCCGACCTGTGCGCCCACCACCCCGATTCCATCCGGGGCGCGGTCGGCGTCAACGGGCTCTATCACATGGATTCGTGGGCCGGGTTCGACAACGACCGCTTCCGCGATCCACGGGTTGCCGCTGGCGCGGTCGGGTCGACGATGTTCGACGTCACCGGCGCCGACGCGCCCGAGGACTTCCGCCGCGAGGTGGAGTGGATCTACACCTCCAACCACCGTGACGCCTACCCGGCCGACAACGACTACTTCATGTTCGGTCACGACCTGCGCGTCGACGGGCACCTGATCGACACCGCCAGGACGCCGTTGACGATCCTCACCGGCGAGCACGACATCAGCATGCTGACCCCCGACGACAACGGGTCGGCGCTCGCGGCGAACATCCCCGGCGCCGAGTTCATCGTGATGCCGGGCCTGTCGCACTTCACGCCGTCGGACGACCCCGAGGGATTCCGCCCCTACCTCACGTCAGCCCTGGACCGGATGACCGCAGCCATCGAGGCGGCCGGACCCGACCGGAGCGCCCCGTGA
- a CDS encoding cytochrome P450 — protein sequence MTDDAVAAAPHLCPVMSDEGRVEIDFDHLDPDYSDHWSPRLNQLARCPVAHSSHHDGFWMVTGHEELKAAATDWEHFSSLHDGIDGDAFAERDKVAYPEPRTPRGGSTIPDASLARMVPSEADGPMHTDIRRLEVPFFTPKAVRSQEAQVRAYVDAALDDVIESGRLDFATDFGRVIPTKVTISVIGFDPEEWADFAAVVHAMNLHGIYSPEFPFDALFATQAKVLELVKQRREDPRDDVASALTRGSVLGSPVTDEEAATILNGLTFAATDTTTSALLHSLRWLSAHPEERALLQREPDRIPTAIEEFLRYYSPFFGVARTVAADTELGGQSLAEGDRVMLTYAAANRDERVFEDPDRVDLARANASEHVAFGAGPHRCLGAPLARLELRIMIERVLERLPDFHVLEDQVVEYPIKSSINGIDQLPATFTPGTRVGTSR from the coding sequence ATGACCGACGACGCCGTCGCAGCCGCGCCCCACCTGTGCCCCGTGATGTCGGACGAGGGGCGGGTCGAGATCGACTTCGACCACCTCGACCCCGACTACTCCGACCACTGGAGCCCACGACTCAACCAGCTCGCACGTTGCCCCGTGGCCCACTCGTCACACCATGACGGCTTCTGGATGGTCACCGGCCACGAGGAGCTCAAGGCGGCGGCGACCGACTGGGAGCACTTCTCCTCGCTGCACGACGGCATCGACGGCGACGCCTTCGCCGAACGCGACAAGGTCGCCTATCCGGAGCCACGCACCCCGCGCGGCGGCTCGACCATCCCGGACGCATCGCTGGCCAGGATGGTGCCGAGCGAGGCCGACGGGCCCATGCACACCGACATCCGCCGTCTCGAGGTCCCGTTCTTCACCCCGAAGGCCGTGCGGTCGCAAGAGGCGCAGGTCCGCGCCTACGTCGACGCCGCGCTCGACGACGTGATCGAGAGCGGGCGTCTCGACTTCGCCACCGACTTCGGTCGCGTCATCCCCACCAAGGTCACGATCTCGGTGATCGGCTTCGACCCCGAGGAGTGGGCCGACTTCGCCGCCGTCGTCCACGCCATGAACCTGCACGGCATCTACTCGCCGGAGTTCCCGTTCGACGCCCTCTTCGCGACCCAGGCCAAGGTGCTCGAGCTCGTCAAGCAACGGCGCGAGGACCCGCGCGACGACGTCGCCTCCGCCCTGACCCGGGGCTCCGTGCTCGGCTCTCCCGTCACTGACGAAGAGGCGGCGACGATCCTCAACGGGCTCACGTTCGCCGCCACCGACACGACGACCTCGGCGCTCCTGCACTCCCTGCGCTGGCTCTCGGCCCACCCCGAGGAGCGGGCGCTCCTGCAGCGCGAGCCCGACCGGATCCCTACGGCGATCGAGGAGTTCCTGCGCTACTACAGCCCGTTCTTCGGTGTCGCCCGCACCGTGGCCGCCGACACCGAGCTCGGCGGACAGTCGTTGGCCGAGGGTGACCGCGTGATGCTGACGTACGCCGCCGCCAACCGCGACGAGCGCGTCTTCGAGGACCCCGACCGGGTCGACCTCGCGCGCGCCAACGCATCCGAGCACGTGGCGTTCGGCGCAGGGCCCCACCGGTGCCTCGGTGCGCCCCTGGCCCGCCTCGAGCTGCGCATCATGATCGAGCGGGTCCTCGAGCGACTCCCCGACTTCCACGTGCTGGAGGACCAGGTCGTCGAGTACCCCATCAAGTCGTCCATCAACGGCATCGACCAGCTGCCCGCGACGTTCACGCCGGGGACCCGCGTCGGCACCTCCCGATGA
- a CDS encoding SDR family oxidoreductase, with protein sequence MTTDLTGRVVVITGGARGIGLTTARQLADAGARVVLGDLDLAQVTEAADSVGGGAVGARLDVTSRDSWADFLAATAEAGPIDVLVNNAGIMPLGRFLDEDDAISRAVFDVNVLGYGLGMKMVVPAMIARGGGQVVNVASAVGRLPLAEGASYSASKAAVIAMSDAVRDELARDGIAVSVILPTAVETALAAGVAHAKGVKHLAPEDVAKAIVGVIRRPRDETWVPRSGGRMVAASSLLPRGVRLGIQRLISADTVLSGADSAARTSYERELRERARQG encoded by the coding sequence ATGACCACGGACCTCACCGGACGCGTCGTCGTCATCACCGGAGGGGCCCGCGGTATCGGGCTCACCACCGCCCGGCAGCTGGCGGACGCCGGCGCCAGGGTCGTGCTCGGTGACCTCGACCTCGCCCAGGTCACCGAGGCCGCCGACTCCGTGGGCGGTGGCGCGGTCGGGGCGCGGCTCGACGTCACGAGCCGCGACTCGTGGGCCGACTTCCTGGCCGCGACCGCCGAGGCCGGCCCGATCGACGTCCTGGTCAACAACGCGGGCATCATGCCGCTGGGCCGTTTCCTCGACGAGGACGACGCCATCTCCCGCGCCGTCTTCGACGTGAACGTCCTGGGCTACGGCCTCGGCATGAAGATGGTCGTGCCGGCCATGATCGCGCGCGGCGGCGGGCAGGTCGTCAACGTCGCCTCCGCCGTCGGCCGGCTCCCGCTCGCCGAGGGTGCGAGCTACTCGGCCTCGAAGGCCGCGGTGATCGCGATGAGCGACGCCGTGAGGGACGAGCTGGCCCGCGACGGCATCGCCGTCAGCGTCATCCTGCCGACGGCGGTCGAGACGGCGCTGGCCGCCGGGGTGGCCCACGCCAAGGGCGTCAAGCACCTCGCCCCGGAGGACGTCGCGAAGGCCATCGTCGGGGTGATCCGGCGTCCGCGCGACGAGACGTGGGTGCCCCGGTCGGGCGGACGCATGGTGGCAGCCTCGTCGCTGCTGCCCCGCGGCGTACGCCTCGGGATCCAGCGGCTCATCAGTGCGGACACGGTGCTGAGCGGTGCCGACAGTGCCGCCCGCACGTCGTACGAGCGTGAGCTGCGCGAGCGGGCGCGCCAAGGCTGA